The Solea senegalensis isolate Sse05_10M unplaced genomic scaffold, IFAPA_SoseM_1 scf7180000014855, whole genome shotgun sequence genome includes the window CTGGTTCATCTCTCCAATCGACATCTTATCTCTACACTCACGTGGATTTATatctttattataatataaaacataaagaaaacaagaaacaagtACAAAGCCAAATTTTGGcttaaaataaatctaaacCTTAAAGTTTCtaagaagaaaacaatataaatgacattgtaatgATCTGCCTGATTCATTCAATAATAATCTGCTATTTGTCCACTCagattaatctgttaatctctCATTTGTAGCCAAAGATGCTGCAAATGTGACGAGtgctatatacatacatgtttatataaatatgtatcctcacaataaaaatatcaaaatatgtgcaaatgtacttaatattttatacttttctttGTCGAGAGAGATCAgtggaaggagaggagaaaaccctgctgccacctagtggttgGAGGTTTAAATAGAACAAACTACTGCTATTATATTTTAGTTGAACAGTAAATGTATCTACTGAGTAACTGAATCACAAAGttttttcccaaaatgtcaaactctTCTTCTCAAACTGCCGAGTGTGAATGTTGTGATCGTACCTGAGACGGAGTGTTCTATCCGCACTGTGCGTTTGTAAACAGGCGAGTTTGTGTCAGTAAAGGGATTATAACGATCTAGAAGAAGCAGGTTTCAGATTAAACAACAACCAGTGAACTGAGGAGGTGAAGACTCCACTGTGAGGGGATGATTGTTTGAAACTAAACGACTCGTTACCGCCAAACATTTCATGAGCAGACGTCCGAGAGGAAAAGCTAACGCCGTCTGAAGACACCACAGGTAAGTGAGTGGCGTCCACCACCAGCTTTGACAGGAAAGGGTTGAGGTTTGGCATGGAGTCGTCTCCAGCTTCAGCAGAGGTGAAAGGATCTGGACGTCACggaggagacaggagagggaggaaggagacaggagaggaaagaagaagaaggtggacGTCAGCGTCAGACAACgagaagagaaggagagcaCGCCGCAGAAGAGAAGATCCTCTCACCTGACCAGGCTGTAGCCACTGGAAGACctgaagaacctgaagaacCGGACTGAAGAGCCGGCTGGAACGATGACTGGAGGTCAAACAGGTCGCTCTCCATcttcactgcactgcacacacacacacacacacacacacataaaaaaatgatgatttatttcATGGTTTTTCGACATTTTCTAagtttacattcattttgtggactttttttttcttaccctAAAagatactttaaaaaaaagttttttaagtAGAACAAAGGTACATTTGTTCACTCTTTAACAgtcattttgtttatattttacagtgtgtgcccatcttgacctttgaccccgtTGTTGAGTTTTCTCTGTTTCAATTCATGTTATAAATGAATCAAAGCAAATGTTaacccttcaaaataagagtggTACCCGTTGGAGCAGCTGGCTGTTGAGAAGAGGTCGATGGCTGGTGCAGTGCTGATAGCGCCCCCGGTGGTGGAGACTGGGGACGTGTCAGTGGTGGCAAACGAAGGTCTTTTAGAAAGTTCTTTAAGTCTTTGTTCCTGAGTCACAGAGCGAGAATCAAACTAATCAAACAGGAGTTTAttaatctgctgctgttgttgttgtgtttgataAAAACCTTTAGAGCTTTGAGTCGAGCTTGTTCTTCTTCCAGAGCCGCTTGTTTCTCACGCTCGTCCACTTTAGTGAAGGACATGCCGGTGGTGGCCAGAGAGGACACAGCGTTTGACAGAGTGCTGGCTctgcacagacaaacaaacaaacaagtaaacaaacaaacgaacgAAAGAacgaacgaatgaatgaatgaataaataaataaacaaataaataaatcaatgaatgcatgaatgaataaataaataaacagacaaacaaacacataaataaatagacaaacaaacacataaataaataaatagacaaacaaataaataaatgaataaataaacagacaaacaaacaaataaataataaacaaacaaacaaatcaatgaatgaataaataaacaaacaaataaataaataaacagagacaaacaaacaaataaatcaatgaatgcatgaatgaataaataaacagacaaaaaacaaataaatagacaaataaataaataaatagacaaacagacaaataaataaacaaataaataaataaataaataaataaataaataaaacaaacaaaaaccaaacaaataaataaacagacaaacaaacaaataaacagtttgtttgatttttcagcttctttaacgtgaatattttctggtttttttgctccataaaaacaaagaaatcattaaaaacattttgtggacgtttgacaaacactgattaatattttacaacatttcaGGACCAAAGAAATAGTTGCAGCCCAATATCTGTCTATTATGTTTATGTATTATTACTGTTGTAATTGTTAATATCACAtgattacacacatacacacacacacacacacacgtgggtATTTGTGTATCTGTGTTCCCTCTAATGAGAACAATGTTTCATGGAATTAATGCTAAATAAAGAATGAGTAAgtctctgatgatgatgataatgatgatgatgaagaacgTACCTGCTGGCTGCAGTGGAGTCTTTGACCTTCTTGCCCTCTAAAGAGGCCAAGTGCTGCTCCAGAGCTTCCAGGAGGCTGCTGGGAGCCtgaggagacaaagacacagtcaagagaggacacacacacacacacacacacacacacacacacacacacacacacagacagacagacagacacacacacactgtgatggaCAGACGTGGGAAACTTAAGTctcttcatcatcacacactTCTGACTCGACTCAGTTAAGCTTCATCACGTtgtttccattacttcatagctcctcctcctctgtgtgggcggagtcatcacctCACGGTGGTTTTCtccgcgacacaaacacaaactcgtCACGAGTTTGTGTAAAGCAGTcgttttgggtgaaagtgaatcacagccgacactctctgaccaatcagaggccggcggtctgatgacgtcacagttTAGTTTCAGCTGAACGATGAAGTGTGTGATGATAGAGTGACTTTTTTTCCCGCCTCTGATCCATGAGAAGCAGCTGTCGAGAGTTAACGTCAGAGCACGATGACGTTCATCACCACGACGTCGAAACACGACACGGCAGCCATTTTACACTGAGGTCACATCTGTCCTGAGATCTGATCCCAGCGTTACCCGTTCACACTGACACGTCACATTTATGTCTACGCGTCTCAGAGTCAATTTACCTGTAAACTAATAACTTTTCATCTTTAGCAGATCATCTTTCCTGAAttgcttttttctctccagaTAATAGAATTATGGctattttctaaattaaaaaaaaaattttgctaaaaaaaaaacatttctcctgtttttctgaATAATAAATTTTCTTcctataaaaataataaaaattacgTAAAAAATTAATTTATCTTCCCAGATCTCAGTTTACTTTTAACTTTGAAACACTGAAcgttaataatataaatatatatactgtagtaaacaaaagaaatgacatataatatagaaatataacATTGTGTGATCAGGATCAGGATGTTCACACCAGACAATATTAAGAGAATTTTATCACAACGAGAGatttttcaacaacaacaacaaaaacaacaacaacatgcaaaaacacacacacacacacacacacacacacacacaccgaggaagaagaggaagaagaagaggtaaATGATAGTACTTACACAAACTGTGAACTGAAGAGGACagataaaaggaaaatacaggATATAAAGGTGGTGACAGTCACtgacagaaaacaggaaactgagtgAGTGTGATTTGTTTACACCTTTATTTACTGTAGAGAGAAGCAGTGCTGAGCAGCAGAGACTTAAACAAACACCCACATGTCAAATCATCCCagaataatctggattaaaatGTTGTCTTCTATGAAGAAGTGAGACAAACTAAGGTACGTCACGTAAGCGCCCCCCACAGGTGGAAGATAAAAAATGTGACAACGAATCTTCACTTTGGTGAAGATTTTTCTTGgtttacagtaaaatatgtTGCTCcactttgttttaataaatgtcaactaaattaaatacacatttaaaaatgatttactgCAGAAGTTgtttcatcaaaacaaaactttttacttttattcttttaatgttGTAGCACGAGTAAAGACATAAACAATATTTCAAGCTCAATttaatgagtcattttaaataatcctgattattattttttccataaTCGAGTATCTGCTGAATAACTGAGCTGAACCTTAGCAGAGAACATGTTCATAAAATCCTGCGATGTAATAAACGTTTGCTCTTACTGCTCAGCaccagaaagacaaagaagaagcagaagaagaaacaggagaaaacaaacGTGCACCTTAAAGAAGAAAATCATGCTGTTGTTTcttgtgaaaacatttctgaacTTTACTGAACAAATGAAGAAtttaaagaaagagaagaagaagatcctgtgttttctctgctcacCTGGGAAAGATCTGGGATGTCGCCTCGATCGATTCCCACCTgctgttaaaaagaaaacacatgttatCACACGTTTCATTGAGAAACTCGTTCATCTGTGGCTGAAGAATACATAGAAAAGTACCTCTGCTACTTTGAGGAACTCTGATATCCGCGTCATCCTGGTGAGAAACTTCTTATAAATGTCCAAACCTTCTTTACACTGAGTTTTCTTCATGTCAAAGTATTTCTCTGTTTAATGGAAGATACACAGATGTAAGTTAACTGTGTACAATCAGAGACACTGTGATAAGAAGAGAAAGTTATGTCTGAAGGTGAGTGAAGGTGAGTGAAGGTGAGTGAAGGTGAGTGAAGGTGAGTGAAGATCAGTGTCTGAAGGCGTGTGAAGGTCAGTGAAGGTGTCTGAAGGTGAGCGAAGGTCAATGAAGGTGTGTGTGAAGGTCAGTAAAGGTGTCTGAAGGTCAGGCAAGTGTGTGAAGGTCAGTGAAGGTGTCTGAAGCTGAGTGAAGGTCAATGAAGGTGAGTAAGGTGCCTGAAGGTGCCTGAAAGTGTctggggctgtgtgtgtgaagaaggtgtgtgtgaaggtcagtaaagtgtgtgtgaagtgaagctGTTCTGAAGGTGAGCAAGGTcaatgaaggtgtgtgtgtgaaggtcagTGAAGGTGCCTGAAGGTCGTGAAGGTGTCTGAAGGTcagtgaaggtgtgtgtgaagGTCAGTGAAGGTGTTCTGAAGCTGAGAAGGTCAATGAAGGTGAGTGAAGGTTCTGCTTGGGGGCCTGAAGATGTCTGAAGGTGTGTGTGAAGGTCAGTGAAGGTGTCTGAAGGTGAGCGAAGGTCAATGAAGATCAGTGAAGGTGTCTGAAGGTGAGCGGGTCACGAAGGTCAGTGAAGGTGTCTGAAGGTGAGGAAGGTGTTCGAAGCTGAGTGAAGGTCAATGAAGGAGCGAAGGTGTCTGAAGGTGTGTGTAGGGAAGGTCAGTGAAGGTGTCCTGAAGGTGTGTGTGAAGGTCAGTGAAGGTGTCTGAGTGAAGGtgtgaaggtgaaggtgaagtGAAGTCAAAGGTGCTGAAGGTAAAGGTGTCTGAAGGTGTGTGAAGGTCAGTGGTGTCGAAGGTGAGCAATGAAGGTCAGTGAAGGTGTCTGAAGGTGAGCGGTCAATGAAAGTCAGTGAAGGTGTCTGAAGGTGAGTGAAGGTGTCTGAAGGTGAGTGAAGGAGACTGAAGGTCAGTGAAGGTGTCTGAAGGTGTCTGAAGGTGAGTGAAGGTGAGTGAAGTTCTCACCCAGCAGGTTGATGATTCCTTCATTATAAGCAGCAAAGAGTCTGATGGAGTCCTTGAAGAGAAGCATGAAGGCTGCGTTGATGACGCCATTAGTTAACTCGTTAGCATTAACCTGAGgacaaacaataaagaaaagcaTTTCATCTCCACTGTGATGATCCACGCTGAGAAGAAACATGTCAATGAGCTCAAACCGtatcaataaatgaattcatgacatttttatctgtgtatGTATTTAACAGGTCATCTTTAACTGACTTGTGGTTAATATTAACTCACGTTTCCATCATTAGTTAACTGAAACTATAAATGTGCTGTGGTTTCCAAAGTCTGGCTCGggggcccacagatgggtcacaggagatttATTTTGGGTCATCAAACAAATGAGCAGAATtttccttttacattttaattgtgatacatttcacacaatgaattgtttgatgtttaattctaaatgattatttaatttaatttttaatagtTTGAAATGTTTATTGACAGATTTTGCTGTACAGAAGGTCACGTGTGACGATCAGCTGCTTCCTCAGTGACAGAATAAAACTTCAGTACGTTGTTCACACtgaagctgcagagacacagcagctTCACCTTTAACTCACATTGAAGTCAAGCAGAGCGTCCATCTGGTTCTGAATAATTGGAATAGTCTTGAGCAGCTTCTCTGTGCTCATGGTCCTCATTACACCGTCCactctgtgaggacacatgaagacagacggaggacaaggaggaggagacacacgaTAAACTGatcattcactgtgtttgtgattattACAATCATTCATTTATGAAAATCATGCTGGAgatcatgtttatgtttatattaaaaacataaacatgattaatgtttcgagtgtgactgaaaaagaaaagtgagtcCTTACCCACGTTTGACTTTAGTGAAGTCAAAGGCGACTTGTCTGTAAGAAACAGCTTTTTCATTCAGATATCGACTGTACCTCCTGATAAACGTCGACATGTCGTAGCCTGGGAAACAAAAGCACCATATtttatgtacgtatatatacatatatacgtatatatatatatatatatatatatatatatatatatatatatatatatatatatatatatatatgtacacacactaGAGATGTAACACTAGAGATTACCGGTATGACGATAAACCGCAGTAAAATTCCCGACGGTTAGTAGTAccgtttcaaattttaattatcgtTAAAACCGTGATTGATTACCGCAACTGATGACCGAAAAACTCAGTGATACTGCTCATTTCCTGAAGAAGCAGCGACACCTGAACGGCACTCGCTCAGAAGCGGGCGCACATGCGCAgtttccactgtcctgtgacAACACGGCTGAAGACACCTGCGCTCCAGAGATTTCCCccccagtaaaaaaacaagatcagaagtctgggcatattttgcatttttaaatgatgttgacggtaaaataattgaagacaaaaaaaaaaactccgcGAAGGGGGGGTAACACTTCCGTGAGCACCACCCACAACGCTTCAGCGAGTGTAAAGTAAGTCAACAAAAACGGGATTTCGGAATAGtgggaaatgtcatggtttgtctgtaaaacgttcctattttctcaataaaggaaacctaagttaagtgttacctaacgttactcctgtaaaaatacatgttattgggCGCTATCAGCGAAAGCGAGTAGTGTGTGCAGACGACATGTACCGTAGCAGAGAaaaatttgtttgtttctgtgttttttattttattttcatgctgtgtacgaccgctgctacttaattattatccgacagagtgaggacctgtgtgtgtgtgtgtgtgtgcgcacgtgtcagtcagtcagatgataattaataataataataataataataatcatcatataatattttttaaaataaaactttgttaaaagatttcagtgtgtgtgttcagtactttttgaacacatctaacaataccgtgataattttggtcacaataactgtgatatgaaattttcatatcgttacatctctaacacacacatatacatatatatgcatatacatacatgtttaaTTTAGAACTGTCAGTCAAACTTTTACCTTGTAACCCACTTTTGTCCAAAAAATTACTGAGGTTGAAGAGTGTGTTCCTGGAAGCCAAATACTGGACGAAACGCTGcatgaaggagaaaaagaataAACCAGTGGTTAATCACCTGACCTTTAGTGTATTTACGTGGCATCAGCGGAAACAGCGTCTCACCTCGTTTCCATAGACCATGAGATGATGTGTGGTGATGAGAGACTTGAAGACGACCACCCAGCTGGTGCTCGTGGTTCTTTCAAACAGAGAGTCGGCCAACTGGGGAATGTTCACGTTCATCTCGTTAGTGCAGTGGATCAaatctgaaacacaacaaaaactctCATCACTCAAGTCAGACAAAGACCTGAGGATATTTATTCTCACTGTAAATACTCAAGGCTGTCATATGGATTTGTATCAGACACAAATATAAACTGAGCAACTAAAGCAAATAAACCTGTccatattttctccattaatcaattagttgttggttcataaaatgttataaacgtggaaatgatgatgttctcaaacgtcttgtaaTATGTGTGTAATATTcacaattacaaaaaacaacaattattaaaaacaaatttgtaaTCTGTCTTCAAACTACGTCCCAACATCTGAACGACAGGAATTAACTTAcgactgtaataaaaaaatcaaaccctcctttctgtaaatgtgaattaatcagagatatttttaatataatactcacacactgagacactgaaaCCTCCTGTCTGTGATGTCAATGATATATGATATTAATGCATCCTGaaacatgtttgaaaatgaaatcactttttcaaagtaaaataatttgaatgtttgttttacagtcgTTTACAGAATTagaagcatgttttttttttaggtttgtcctttgaaaacatttctggAATTCTATAAACTTAATTGATctccacacacagctgtgattgtttttattaaaagggTGTCTTCCTGTTTACACAACTGAATTATCTCATAAAACTCACAATAAAGACCAGgtaataacacaacaaataacTGTCTCTGTTCTGAAATAAAGCtgattaaacacagacacacttgttgttttctctgacagtgttaatcacacactcacctgaCGAGTGTTAGCTTCTTGAAAGTAACAGGAGCCACACGTTTAAACATAATGATTGCTTGCCTCTTTAAAGTGTTGCTAATGTGCATATTTTACCATGATGAGTGTTAGCTTCTTCAAATACCTGCTAACAGGAGCAAAACATTAAACCGTAATGAACGCTAGCCTCTTCAAGTGACAACAGTAGCAACTCATTTAACCATAATTAGTGTTAGCTTCttcaaagtaataataatggtaGCAGAACATTTAACCACAGAGAGTGTTAGCTTCTTCAAAGTAATGTTAACCGTAGCTACAGATTCAAACATGATGAGTGCTAGCCTCTTCACAGTGATGCTAATAGTAGCAATTTGTTGAAGCATAACAAGCAATATTTCTGTtagcagcagcacaaatgtaAGTTTTGTTAAAACAGTCGACAATACCGGTTCTTAACACTCACAGCTTATCATGACATCATAGCTGTAGTGTATTAAATCACAAACACCATAAATATGAGGCCTAAAGTCACAGCAAACAATCTCCCTGAACTGTTACTCAACTTTACCTTCATGAAAGCCACTGATATCAGTGCCATCATTTCTTCTTAAGTGCAAATCAATGCGTAggaatgagtgtgtgtctctgactgaGGGTTTTTAAGCTGTGTGATGACGTCAGGCTgtggaggaagcagcagcagcaggtatcACATTACTCCATCACCTGTGCTCCACCATGATGGAGAAACACTGAGAGCATTATGGTAAATGTTGACTCAGGGTCCAACAGAGGAATCATGACTAGAGCTGCTAACAGGAGTCTAAGCTAAGGCTAGTGCTGCTAACAGCAATCTCATACTAGTACTGCTAACAGCAGTCTAAACTATAACTTACAATACTAACAGTGGTCTAACCACATGCTAGCACTGCTAACAGCAGTCTAACCTAATATTATCGCTGCTAACAACAGTCTAACCTGATAATAACACTGCTAACGGCAGTCCAATCTAATACTAGCACTGCTAACGGCAGTCCACCATAGTACTAGAACTGCTAACAGCAGTCTAACCTAAGGCTGATGCTGCTAACAACAGTCTACGCTAACACTGGTACTGCTAACAGCAGTCTAGTGCGCAAAAACTATATTTTTAGAATGACAGTaacacacttttctctctccatgAATGTTTAGTGTTTATGTGTGCTAGCAACAAACCTAAAGCAGTAAGATTTCATAAACAACtatgtttgttgttattgtaagTCATAGTTTCATCACAATGTCATACATTTCCTAATAttgtttatatacatgtatgtatatatatatatatatatatgtatatatatatatatatatatatatatatatatatactgtatatacatacatatatgtatacacatgtacatatacatatacacatattaaaAATACTTGGAatcaacaaaatattttaaaagtcacactttttttaaatttaaatgtttgtgttatattatatttatattatattgtgtttatattgtcATACATTGATATCAAACCATGCATATCGTCATAAGATAGTTTTAACACATCGCCCAGtaaatattgtcattattattattgttgactGTATTATAACAGATACTGTTACATCCCTGATACACCGTGATAATAAAGTTGTGTGATCATAGTTTTCCTCCTATCACTCAGACATGTATGAGCTCATCTCTACCTGTGCTTtactataatatgatataatataatataatataatgtaactGTGTGACAGAATCACAGCAGAGTCGACTGAACAATCACAGGCAGCTACACACGAGCTAGCATCACATCAGCTAAAggtttaaatcaataaaacatgaatttatAATCATAAATAAAGAATATGCTGATTCAGATGTAGAGACAGTTTCATTGTGAGGAGGtctgtgacaaaaacaa containing:
- the LOC122761656 gene encoding phosphatidylinositol-binding clathrin assembly protein-like isoform X5, producing the protein MSGQSITDRITAAQHSVTGSAVSKTVCKATTHEVMGPKKKHLDYLIHCTNEMNVNIPQLADSLFERTTSTSWVVVFKSLITTHHLMVYGNERFVQYLASRNTLFNLSNFLDKSGLQGYDMSTFIRRYSRYLNEKAVSYRQVAFDFTKVKRGVDGVMRTMSTEKLLKTIPIIQNQMDALLDFNVNANELTNGVINAAFMLLFKDSIRLFAAYNEGIINLLEKYFDMKKTQCKEGLDIYKKFLTRMTRISEFLKVAEQVGIDRGDIPDLSQFTVCAPSSLLEALEQHLASLEGKKVKDSTAASRASTLSNAVSSLATTGMSFTKVDEREKQAALEEEQARLKALKFDSRSVTQEQRLKELSKRPSFATTDTSPVSTTGGAISTAPAIDLFSTASCSNGAVKMESDLFDLQSSFQPALQSGSSGSSGLPVATAWSGYPAAQAPPPQQSPGLQVDFESVFGAKASGGNSCVSTDDISGGILKPTVAGSSLSSIQQPEKLVSDDLDSSLANLVGNLGIGNGTMKNDIHWSQPGEKRMTGGTNWQPKAAPTTTWNPVSMQPSVMTFPATTPTGMMGYGMPPQMSSMSMMNPPSMMFSQPAAVRPPNPFGSVSSAQPSAASSPSSQSPLRAPGHDPFAHLSLKDFL
- the LOC122761656 gene encoding phosphatidylinositol-binding clathrin assembly protein-like isoform X6, encoding MSGQSITDRITAAQHSVTGSAVSKTVCKATTHEVMGPKKKHLDYLIHCTNEMNVNIPQLADSLFERTTSTSWVVVFKSLITTHHLMVYGNERFVQYLASRNTLFNLSNFLDKSGLQGYDMSTFIRRYSRYLNEKAVSYRQVAFDFTKVKRGVDGVMRTMSTEKLLKTIPIIQNQMDALLDFNVNANELTNGVINAAFMLLFKDSIRLFAAYNEGIINLLEKYFDMKKTQCKEGLDIYKKFLTRMTRISEFLKVAEQVGIDRGDIPDLSQAPSSLLEALEQHLASLEGKKVKDSTAASRASTLSNAVSSLATTGMSFTKVDEREKQAALEEEQARLKALKEQRLKELSKRPSFATTDTSPVSTTGGAISTAPAIDLFSTASCSNGAVKMESDLFDLQSSFQPALQSGSSGSSGLPVATAWSGYPAAQAPPPQQSPGLQVDFESVFGAKASGGNSCVSTDDISGGILKPTVAGSSLSSIQQPEKLVSDDLDSSLANLVGNLGIGNGTMKNDIHWSQPGEKRMTGGTNWQPKAAPTTTWNPVSMQPSVMTFPATTPTGMMGYGMPPQMSSMSMMNPPSMMFSQPAAVRPPNPFGSVSSAQPSAASSPSSQSPLRAPGHDPFAHLSLKDFL